One window from the genome of Zonotrichia leucophrys gambelii isolate GWCS_2022_RI chromosome 29, RI_Zleu_2.0, whole genome shotgun sequence encodes:
- the LOC135459046 gene encoding inhibin beta C chain-like, giving the protein MDKDTFHHPSLLQALSNVALSTSGPCPSRCVPTPVSDPTRVQPTGAPVGPLPPFPPLGEARERAGRRGWGANPGNPRLRDGTGRCGGQWRGAGGRRHRPRPQVPKAGPAAPLPVPVPLPVLLPSRERRSRCPSRSRPIHPGPVRSVPLPRVPVPVPPRRCRCRCSSRAVRWARMAPPGPWLLLAAVLCAAAAAVPEPRCPSCPAGPERWLLEEVAKKQLLEKLRLRDRPRLAHAVPRAAVTRALRRLQAGGARRGPGATGSEEEEEEQSYEIISFAETDLTSPPSVGLQFQFSQAQEQDLLLLQAQLWLYLRVPRSGLTLRIFLASKAAAGAGGNRTLLAERRLSTAGSAWSSFPLLPGLQSFFSAHSRTLRLELDGSDGTAQLNASWSHQPFLVAKVKVREPGHRVAKRSLRCSQNSNLCCRKDFYVDFRDIGWNDWIIKPEGYQINYCVGQCPLHVAGSPGMASSFHTAVFNLVKANNVQASGHSCCVPTRRRPLSVLYFDRNSNIVKTDIPDMIVDACGCS; this is encoded by the exons ATGGACAAGGACACTTTCCAccatcccagcttgctccaagcaCTGTCCAACgtggccttgagcacttcagGG ccctgcccatcccgCTGCGTGCCCACCCCCGTGTCCGATCCCACTCGTGTCCAACCCACCGGTGCCCCCGTGGGACCCCTCCCGCCGTTCCCGCCGCTCGGCGAGGCCCGGGAGCGGGCGGGGAGGCGGGGTTGGGGTGCTAATCCCGGTAATCCCCGACTTCGGGACGGGACGGGCAGGTGCGGCGGCCAAtggcggggggcgggggggcggcggcaCCGCCCCCGGCCGCAGGTGCCCAAAGCCGGGCCCGCCGCAccgctcccggtgccggtgccgctccCGGTGCTGCTCCCGTCCCGTGAGCGCCGCTCCCGGTGCCCTTCCCGTTCCCGTCCCATCCACCCCGGACCCGTGAGGTCCGTGCCGCTCCCTCGggtgccggtgccggtcccGCCCCGTCGGTGCCGCTGCCGCTGCTCCTCCCGTGCCGTCCGGTGGGCGCGGATGGCTCCGCCGGGcccgtggctgctgctggccgcGGTTCTgtgcgcggcggcggcggcggtgccCGAGCCCCGGTGCCCGTCGTGCCCGGCGGGCCCGGAGCggtggctgctggaggaggtggccaagaagcagctgctggagaagctgcGGCTCCGCGATCGCCCGCGGCTCGCCCACGCCGTGCCCCGCGCCGCCGTGACCCGCGCCCTGCGGCGGCTGCAGGCGGGAGGCGCCCGCCGGGGCCCCGGGGCTACCGggagcgaggaggaggaggaggagcagagctacGAGATCATCAGCTTCGCGGAGACAG ATCTCACATCTCCCCCCAGTGTGGGGCTGCAATTCCAGTTCAGCCAAGCGCAGGAGCAGgaccttctcctcctgcaggctcagctctggctcTACCTGCGAGTTCCCCGCTCCGGCCTCACCCTGAGGATCTTCCTGGCCTCCAAAGCcgcggctggggctgggggcaacCGCACTCTGCTGGCGGAGAGGCGGCTGAGCACGGCGGGCAGCGCCTGGAGctccttccccctcctgccGGGGCTCCAGAGCTTCTTCTCCGCGCACAGCCGGACCCTGCGGCTGGAGCTGGACGGCAGCGATGGCACGGCCCAGCTCAACGCCAGCTGGTCCCACCAGCCCTTCCTGGTGGCCAAGGTGAAGGTGAGGGAGCCCGGGCACCGCGTGGCCAAGCGCAGCCTCCGCTGCAGCCAGAATTCCAACCTGTGCTGCCGCAAGGATTTCTACGTGGATTTCCGCGACATCGGTTGGAACGATTGGATCATCAAGCCCGAGGGCTACCAGATCAATTACTGCGTGGGCCAGTGCCCTCTGCACGtggctggcagccctggcatggCCTCTTCCTTCCACACAGCCGTCTTCAACCTGGTCAAAGCCAACAATGTCCAGGCCTCGGGGCATTCCTGCTGCGTGCCCACGCGGCGCCGCCCGCTCTCCGTGCTCTACTTCGACCGCAACAGCAACATCGTCAAGACTGACATCCCCGACATGATCGTGGATGCTTGTGGCTGTAGTTAG